Proteins co-encoded in one Sebastes fasciatus isolate fSebFas1 chromosome 11, fSebFas1.pri, whole genome shotgun sequence genomic window:
- the rgs18 gene encoding regulator of G-protein signaling 18 isoform X2, whose translation METLLFLFPQFNYMAPKEEAYFKMFGPEDLQAPKMKDDTSRLEDKERKSRLSLFLTKSGSHENVSPHKKTNTTSSNISPEAALQWSDSFEELLKHSDGVESFSQFLRTEFSEENIEFWLACEEYKTIDSETKLLSKAKYIYTIYIESEAPKEVNIDYNTKTAIQKVIAQPTKSCFEAAQMKVYSLMKKDSYPRFLHSDIYLRLTRRKGPGSTMFRRRSRSCVFNDRGEATSEPSAW comes from the exons aTGGAGACGCTTCTCTTTCTATTTCCTCAATTCAACTACATGGCCCCGAAGGAGGAAGCGTATTTCAAAATGTTTGGTCCAGAAGACTTGCAGGCACCAAAGATGAAGGACGATACTAGCAGGTTG GaagacaaggagaggaagagcCGACTAAGCCTTTTTCTCACCAAGTCAGGCTCCCATGAAAACGTCAGTCCCCATAAAAAGACAAATACGACATCCAGCAA CATCTCACCAGAGGCAGCTTTGCAATGGAGCGACTCCTTTGAAGAACTGCTGAAGCACTCAG ATGGGGTGGAAAGCTTCTCTCAGTTCCTCAGGACAGAGTTCAGTGAGGAAAACATTGAGTTCTGGTTGGCCTGTGAAGAATACAAGACCATTGATTCAGAGACGAAGCTGCTGTCCAAAGCCAAATACATTTATACGATTTACATTGAATCGGAGGCCCCTAAAGAG GTCAACATTGACTACAACACCAAGACAGCCATTCAGAAGGTCATAGCGCAGCCCACAAAGAGCTGTTTTGAAGCAGCCCAGATGAAAGTCTACAGCCTGATGAAAAAGGACTCCTACCCCAGGTTCCTCCACTCTGACATTTATCTGCGTCTCACCAGGAGGAAAGGCCCGGGGTCCACCATGTTTCGCAGAAGGTCACGCTCCTGCGTGTTCAACGACCGGGGCGAGGCCACGTCCGAACCGTCGGCCTGGTAG
- the rgs18 gene encoding regulator of G-protein signaling 18 isoform X3, whose translation METLLFLFPQFNYMAPKEEAYFKMFGPEDLQAPKMKDDTSSISPEAALQWSDSFEELLKHSDGVESFSQFLRTEFSEENIEFWLACEEYKTIDSETKLLSKAKYIYTIYIESEAPKEVNIDYNTKTAIQKVIAQPTKSCFEAAQMKVYSLMKKDSYPRFLHSDIYLRLTRRKGPGSTMFRRRSRSCVFNDRGEATSEPSAW comes from the exons aTGGAGACGCTTCTCTTTCTATTTCCTCAATTCAACTACATGGCCCCGAAGGAGGAAGCGTATTTCAAAATGTTTGGTCCAGAAGACTTGCAGGCACCAAAGATGAAGGACGATACTAGCAG CATCTCACCAGAGGCAGCTTTGCAATGGAGCGACTCCTTTGAAGAACTGCTGAAGCACTCAG ATGGGGTGGAAAGCTTCTCTCAGTTCCTCAGGACAGAGTTCAGTGAGGAAAACATTGAGTTCTGGTTGGCCTGTGAAGAATACAAGACCATTGATTCAGAGACGAAGCTGCTGTCCAAAGCCAAATACATTTATACGATTTACATTGAATCGGAGGCCCCTAAAGAG GTCAACATTGACTACAACACCAAGACAGCCATTCAGAAGGTCATAGCGCAGCCCACAAAGAGCTGTTTTGAAGCAGCCCAGATGAAAGTCTACAGCCTGATGAAAAAGGACTCCTACCCCAGGTTCCTCCACTCTGACATTTATCTGCGTCTCACCAGGAGGAAAGGCCCGGGGTCCACCATGTTTCGCAGAAGGTCACGCTCCTGCGTGTTCAACGACCGGGGCGAGGCCACGTCCGAACCGTCGGCCTGGTAG
- the rgs18 gene encoding regulator of G-protein signaling 18 isoform X1 produces the protein METLLFLFPQFNYMAPKEEAYFKMFGPEDLQAPKMKDDTSRQEDKERKSRLSLFLTKSGSHENVSPHKKTNTTSSNISPEAALQWSDSFEELLKHSDGVESFSQFLRTEFSEENIEFWLACEEYKTIDSETKLLSKAKYIYTIYIESEAPKEVNIDYNTKTAIQKVIAQPTKSCFEAAQMKVYSLMKKDSYPRFLHSDIYLRLTRRKGPGSTMFRRRSRSCVFNDRGEATSEPSAW, from the exons aTGGAGACGCTTCTCTTTCTATTTCCTCAATTCAACTACATGGCCCCGAAGGAGGAAGCGTATTTCAAAATGTTTGGTCCAGAAGACTTGCAGGCACCAAAGATGAAGGACGATACTAGCAG ACAGGaagacaaggagaggaagagcCGACTAAGCCTTTTTCTCACCAAGTCAGGCTCCCATGAAAACGTCAGTCCCCATAAAAAGACAAATACGACATCCAGCAA CATCTCACCAGAGGCAGCTTTGCAATGGAGCGACTCCTTTGAAGAACTGCTGAAGCACTCAG ATGGGGTGGAAAGCTTCTCTCAGTTCCTCAGGACAGAGTTCAGTGAGGAAAACATTGAGTTCTGGTTGGCCTGTGAAGAATACAAGACCATTGATTCAGAGACGAAGCTGCTGTCCAAAGCCAAATACATTTATACGATTTACATTGAATCGGAGGCCCCTAAAGAG GTCAACATTGACTACAACACCAAGACAGCCATTCAGAAGGTCATAGCGCAGCCCACAAAGAGCTGTTTTGAAGCAGCCCAGATGAAAGTCTACAGCCTGATGAAAAAGGACTCCTACCCCAGGTTCCTCCACTCTGACATTTATCTGCGTCTCACCAGGAGGAAAGGCCCGGGGTCCACCATGTTTCGCAGAAGGTCACGCTCCTGCGTGTTCAACGACCGGGGCGAGGCCACGTCCGAACCGTCGGCCTGGTAG
- the rgs1 gene encoding regulator of G-protein signaling 21, giving the protein MAINVVCRCYVLWSPQITGLVIDLDALFKGRLCCFPKDPLGDVETWSESVDKVLSCKAGQIAFREFLKSEYSEENILFWLACEDYKKIKTVPEMISSANRIYSEFVQTEAPRQINIDCGTRENITRNISKPSLTSFDSAQKLVYSLMARDCYPRFLKSDIYQGFLRRTDSR; this is encoded by the exons ATGGCGATAAA CGTGGTTTGCAGGTGCTATGTGCTGTGGAGTCCACAGATAACTGGGCTAGTGATAGATCTCGATGCTCTTTTCAAGGGTAGATTGTGTTGCTTTCCCAAGGATCCACTGGGGGATGTTGAGACTTGGAGCGAGTCTGTGGACAAAGTCCTCAGTTGTAAAG CCGGACAGATAGCTTTCCGGGAGTTCCTGAAGTCTGAGTACAGCGAGGAGAACATACTGTTTTGGCTCGCCTGTGAGGACTATAAAAAAATCAAGACGGTGCCGGAGATGATCTCTTCTGCCAACAGGATCTACTCAGAGTTTGTCCAAACAGAAGCGCCCAGACAG ATCAACATAGATTGCGGTACCAGAGAAAACATAACAAGGAACATCTCCAAGCCTTCCCTGACTTCGTTTGATTCGGCACAGAAGCTCGTCTACAGTCTGATGGCCAGGGATTGCTACCCGCGCTTCCTAAAATCTGACATCTATCAGGGATTCCTGAGGAGAACTGATTCAAGGTGA
- the LOC141776822 gene encoding regulator of G-protein signaling 13-like — protein MPSLVASPLTELHLNMDTDNKKREGNLKSRLSRSSQASTAEGLCFEEMTEWSHSLERLLSSKYGIQVFQAFLKSEFSDENIEFWLVCETYKKMKYSIMIFSKAKKIFKRHIQAKAPREINIDHKTRELIRRNMKRPTTVCFSDAQRIVYGLMERDSYPRFLKSDIYQALLDSTSESAAT, from the exons ATGCCGAGTCTGGTCGCATCACCACTGACGGAGCTGCACCTCAACATGGATACTGATAACAAGAAGAG GGAAGGAAACCTGAAGTCTCGGCTGAGTAGATCATCTCAAGCCTCTACCGCTGAGGG GCTTTGTTTCGAGGAGATGACCGAGTGGTCACATTCACTAGAGAGACTTCTATCATCCAAAT ATGGCATCCAGGTATTCCAGGCCTTCTTGAAGTCAGAGTTCAGCGATGAAAACATTGAGTTTTGGCTGGTGTGTGAGACCTATAAGAAGATGAAATATTCCATCATGATATTCTCCAAGGCCAAAAAGATCTTCAAACGCCACATCCAAGCTAAGGCTCCGAGAGAG ATCAACATTGATCACAAGACCAGAGAGCTGATCAGACGGAACATGAAGAGGCCCACCACGGTGTGCTTCAGCGATGCCCAGAGGATCGTCTACGGGTTAATGGAGAGGGATTCTTATCCGCGTTTCCTCAAGTCTGACATCTATCAGGCTCTGCTGGACTCCACATCAGAATCGGCGGCGACGTAA
- the LOC141776260 gene encoding regulator of G-protein signaling 21-like produces the protein MHTERYCQMIILRGSSTMNSETSLDLQDTKTIHNKWKSRLHKIIQNPLPWRKINRKETNETSLLGESLETLLSQKCGQMAFRDFLKSEFCEENLDFWLACRGFKTSDSPEELTRRAASIYEEFIGAEAPRQVNLDFYTRDIIRQSLHQPSPSCFVVAQRKIYSLMENGSFPRFIQSEQHRVLFDAASKQRGLGRHRKALKIRSTGDLMPRDSKPISLQSQLYLLHKD, from the exons ATGCATACTGAGAGATACTGTCAAATGATCATTCTCAGAGGAAGTTCAACAATGAACTCTGAGACATCTCTGGACCTCCAGGACACAAAGACAAT ACATAATAAATGGAAATCCAGACTACATAAAATCATCCAGAATCCATTACCATGGAGGAAAATCAACAG AAAGGAAACAAATGAAACAAGCCTACTGGGAGAATCTCTCGAGACACTTCTTTCCCAGAAAT GTGGACAAATGGCATTTCGGGACTTTCTGAAATCAGAGTTCTGTGAGGAAAATCTGGATTTCTGGCTCGCCTGTCGAGGGTTCAAAACCTCTGACAGTCCAGAGGAGCTGACACGGAGAGCTGCAAGTATTTATGAAGAGTTCATCGGGGCTGAAGCTCCCAGACAG GTAAACTTAGATTTCTACACAAGAGACATTATCAGACAGAGTCTCCATCAACCAAGTCCATCATGTTTTGTTGTGGCACAGAGGAAAATCTACAGCCTGATGGAGAACGGCTCCTTCCCACGCTTCATTCAATCCGAGCAACACAGAGTCCTGTTTGATGCAGCTTCTAAGCAAAGAGGCCTTGGGAGGCACAGAAAGGCCTTGAAGATAAGGAGCACTGGAGATCTAATGCCGCGTGATTCAAAACCAATCAGCCTGCAGAGCCAGCTCTATCTCTTGCACAAGGACTGA
- the ro60 gene encoding RNA-binding protein RO60 yields the protein MEPSGRTTISSSSNHTLNSTGGGCPWEVSDKARLCRFLCYGSEGDMYTAREEGNVSMESAGSLLSLLQEGRGAEVVEEIKRFTQDGRAVGLGPSFFALALCSQHSELKTRQAAFKALKEVCRDPFHLFSFIQNKKELKEGMKCGIWGRALRKAVSDWYNEQDAMSLAAAVTKCKQREGWSHQDLLRLSHTKPANEAIALISKYVTKGWKEVQLAYSDKENSEEVAKVLSYLKVVEKVKHSCDETEVVNLIEEHKLEREQLLTDHLKSKQVWRALLKEMPLQSLLRVLGKMTSNKVLEPGSSETQAVCERIKSETALTKAKIHPFSILLFSENYKRGQGYQGKTKWDPDSSILKAMDSAFYKSFMNVEPVGKRFVVAVDVSTSLSSIVPGTSVSTAVAAAAITMIFARTEADTHVLAYSEGALVPCSISADMTLAQATFELVKIPGGSTDCTLPITWATENGKAVDTFIILTNNPLWTFTASPVESLKKHRQKSGANSKLVMCGLSSIGHAITDTEDRGLLSICGFDLGALSVIRNLAQDLI from the exons ATGGAGCCATCGGGACGTACTACGATATCTTCATCTAGCAACCACACCCTGAACTCAACAGGTGGAGGCTGTCCGTGGGAGGTCAGTGACAAGGCCAGACTGTGTCGCTTCCTCTGCTACGGCTCGGAGGGAGACATGTACACTGCCAGAGAGGAGGGTAACGTCAGCATGGAGAGCGCCGGAAGTCTGCTGTCCCTGCTGCAGGAGGGCCGAGGTGctgaggtggtggaggagataAAACGGTTCACTCAGGACGGGCGAGCTGTCGGACTCGGCCCCTCCTTTTTTGCCTTGGCTTTGTGCTCCCAGCACTCGGAGCTGAAGACCAGACAGGCAGCATTCAAAGCCCTGAAGGAAGTTTGTCGGGACCCTTTCCACCTGTTTTCTTTCATCCAGAACAAGAAGGAATTGAAAGAGGGTATGAAGTGTGGCATTTGGGGACGTGCCCTGAGGAAAGCGGTGTCTGACTGGTACAATGAGCAAGATGCCATGAGTCTGGCTGCGGCTGTGACCAAATGTAAACAGAGAGAAGGATGGTCACATCAGGATCTGCTTAGGCTCTCTCACACTAAACCAGCTAATGAAG CTATTGCCTTAATCAGCAAATATGTAACAAAAGGATGGAAAGAAGTCCAGCTCGCTTACTCTGACAAAGAGAACTCAGAAGAGGTTGCCAAAGTGCTTTCGTATCTCAAAGTGGTGGAGAAGGTCAAGCACAGTTGTGATGAAACGGAGGTCGTCAATTTAATAGAGGAACACAAACTGGAGAGGGAGCAGCTGCTGACGGACCACCTGAAGTCCAAACAG gtATGGAGAGCTTTGTTGAAGGAAATGCCTCTCCAATCACTGCTAAGGGTCTTGGGTAAGATGACGTCAAACAAAGTTCTTGAACCAGGAAGTTCAGAAACACAAGCTGTATGTGAAAGAATCAAGAGCGAGACGGCACTAACGAAG GCGAAGATCCACCCTTTCAGCATACTGTTGTTTTCTGAAAACTACAAAAGAGGCCAAGGCTATCAAGGTAAAACAAAATGGGATCCAGACAGCAGCATCCTCAAAGCAATGGACTCTGCCTTCTACAAGAGTTTTATG AATGTGGAGCCTGTGGGTAAACGCTTCGTAGTGGCAGTAGACGTGAGCACATCACTGAGCAGCATCGTCCCAGGGACGTCAGTCAGCACTGCTGTCGCCGCTGCAGCTATCACCATG ATTTTTGCAAGAACGGAGGCAGACACACACGTGCTGGCCTACTCTGAAGGTGCGTTGGTTCCATGCTCCATCTCTGCTGACATGACTCTCGCACAAGCAACATTTGAACTGGTTAAG ATCCCTGGTGGGAGCACAGACTGCACCCTTCCCATCACATGGGCCACAGAGAATGGGAAAGCTGTAGACACGTTCATCATTCTGACCAACAACCCGTTGTGGACGTTCACCGCCAGCCCAGTGGAGTCTCTAAAGAAGCATAGACAG AAATCAGGGGCCAATTCCAAGCTGGTGATGTGCGGGCTATCTTCCATCGGACACGCCATCACAGACACGGAAGACCGGGGTTTACTGAGCATCTGTGGCTTCGACCTCGGAGCTTTGAGCGTCATTCGTAACCTCGCCCAGGATCTGATCTGA